A region of the Melanotaenia boesemani isolate fMelBoe1 chromosome 6, fMelBoe1.pri, whole genome shotgun sequence genome:
GAGTGACATACAGACCCTGCATCACACTGCCAGGTGGGTGAGGAACAGAAAAGCACAGAAAAGGACAATTTGGCTGCAAAAAGAAATGCAGGTTCAGTTGTAGAGAAATATTTCAGCCACAGATCAAATGACTGAACCCAAAACATACATTTTGTTGGCAGTACCTTTCAGTTGTAATGACAAGACAAGGCAATGCTGCTTATGTGAACCGTTAAAAATGTGTGGGGCACTAAGTAAACAAGTACCACTGATCCAGCCTGCTCACCTTTCCTTTATTTGATGTTGTAAAATAGAAAGATTTTGAAAGATGACGTCTTTAAACATATCTTAACAAAGTGCTGCAGAACTTgcataaaactaaataacacAGGCTAAATCAGCTCCAGGCTAAAAACATTAGCATGGCTGCTTGTGCCTTTGTAGCTTACGTAACTGTTTATATCTAATAGAGGCTGAAATGTTGAATATAAAAGTCACTATAAAAGACTTACTGTTATCTCCACACCTCTTCAACGTATGTAAACGTCTACATATTTACGTACGGGAAACTTTAGACTGGCTGACCAAAAGGGTCGTTGTACAGCACCATGTGCCTGTCCTCACAGTCCAAACTGCTTTGCGAGTGGATGTGGGAAGCATGTATCCAGTTTAAATCAATTCCTCTTGACCAGTTTCACCTTCTGTAAACTTCCACAACCATAATGGCCTGCTCTCCTTCAATATCCAAGTCATTTAGGTGAAATGTttacccaaaacaaacaaaaaaaatgcttacTGGAAGCAAGTACACCTTTCAAAGATGCTAAAATCTGTCTTGTATTTTTTAGCTGATGGGAAACTTTTTTAACTCCCTTCCCAAACTTTCTGAGTAGGAGGTAGAGGATAATAATGCTAATTACCCCTGTTGCTATGTTTAAAATGGCAATAAGAATAGACTTGTCAGCAAAGTTAACACCTCCTATTTTCTAGTCAAAgggttttcctctgcagctcagGCTAACTAGACATATTTTGCACAATTACAGGTATAGAAGTAGGAATAAGGctgacaaaagtaaaaaaaaaacaaaaagaaacatacatTTTCCAAACATAATCCCTAAAGCAAGTCTGTAAACTCAAAGCTCTGAATCATGAAATTAATTAAGGCAGGATGAAAATACTGTGAAGCATGAGtgaataacagaaaaacaatgcGCTTTAAGTCCAGAGAGAGTGAAGTGATTGCTGTCAGCTAAAACAGTATGTGCTCTGCTGCTAATACTGCTTTTTACTATGGTTGAAGATGAATGAGAAGTTTTGGAGCATCTCTTTGCTTTTAGTACACAGTATCAGCATAAAAACTTCAGATGGgtttagagaaaagaaaaaaaattgaatatgGCAAGCAGCTACATAGCGTAGTCATCATCTTTTACCCCACAGTAGATTGAAAAAGCCTCACCTCATAGGACCTCATGCAACGCATCGAGTCAGGAAGCACAGAGTTGCTGTCATCTATCACTTGCAGCAGCTCCTCACACACCTTCAGCGGCAGCACCAAGGGATGCCCGATGGCATTGACCTCCCAACTTGTAATGatcctgaaaacacaaacacagagtaGGTGTGATTTTTCTGAGACagcacacagacaaaacaatcCCCAGAATAACAACTGGAAACCTAAAGTCCAGTGAAGCCAAATATGTTAGAAATTGATCATGCAAGGAAGAAAATGCCGGCATGCGAGacgggaagaaaaagaaaagactgaagacagaagaggataaaaaaaaaagactgtgttTATCTAATCTGGGTGACATTTAGCCATCTGTGCAACTCCTGACAGGCAGCTTTACTCTATGCAtggaaaaaactgaaattagCCACCATCATGTTCATAAACATACTGCTGTCAAACCATCCACCAGCATAAATCTTTGTAGGAAAGCAGCTGATGGTATTGAGCCAGCTATTTGACAACTTAAATGTGagaataacaaaacaaaaactattctCTTCTGCACTCAATTTCCTCTTCAATGAGACCTGTTGTTTCTTATTGTACTGGACCGGGATGCTTTTTGCAACTTTCACTCTGCACTAATCAAGTCGCTGCCATTAGTGACAAGCATAATCCACTTAGGCGCTGGCTCACTGCTTCTCCAGCCAATTATTGGCAGTTTAAACAACGCGTACTGCAACCTGCATCTGCAGTCGACTGGAACTGACTGTATTCCCAATAAGGCAGCCATCACCCTGGGAATCCAGCTCCCCAGgcataaagtttaatttaaactgtCAGAGATGAGTGACGAAGGATGCATAGTAACTTGTGCAGCGGGGAAATGCAAGTGTGGGTTGCATCGGGGAGGGGGCTTAAGAAAGGCTTTGGTTGAACTGTTAAAGTACCACGAGGCCAAGATGCTGCAGGTTTAACATCAGCAAAGCATAAGAAGAAAACCAAGAACTTTCACTGAACAATAAAGAAAGCAGGATGGGTGCTAAGGTTGCAATAAGTTAATGCTTGACATGATTTAGAAAGGCATTTAGAGAAGCAAGACATTCAAGTCTATTGGTACGTCTGTAGTTTTAATATGTCTTCTCTCTATCATTTTTCTAATGCGTCATCAGTACACAGGATGGTGGTATTTGCTGCTGACCCACAAGAGAGTGATCTCATCCCCACAACCCAAGAGAGGGGAGTCTAATAGCTCAAGAGCCCAACAAGAAAGCAGCCTTTGCCCTGTGTTTAAACGCTCAAGATCCAGAGGAGCACCTGCCCAGATCTCCCAGCTCTTCTTCTGCCATCTTACTGAAAATGAACTGAGTACAAGCGTCTCTTATGTGTAAAGCTGAGTCTGAGCTCAGTGAGATTTAGCAGCTTTACTGCTGTTTGTTCTTTACACTGTGAGTGTAGTAGAGAGTTTTGCGAAGTTGGAGGAGATTTTGCAGAACTGCTAACAGGGCTAGAGATGCGGGAGGAGTCAGATTAACATAATCATAAATGCCCAATCACTGAAATGAATTAATGGTTATTGATGACTCTGAGAAATTTTGCTAAAGCAAGAAATTTGAATTAAACTACAGAGAAATACAATTTTAGGGGATCAATAACTCAGTGGGACTTAAAATTAGGCTAGTTTACAAAAAATGTTCAGACAATATCAATAAAATTAGGGAATTGATATATTATGATGTTTTTGGGACTGTGGAAATTTCCAGAGTGTTCAATACTATTACAGATGATGGATGATTTGAAGTCATGTTGCAACCTTCACGTTTTATATTTATGAGCCCTGCTGAGGGCTAATAATAAAGGAGAGATATTAAATAGATACAAACCCataaaaaaatccccaaatctGTACCAGAGTCGATACCAAAGCCATTCAACTTGGAACATAAATaagtttcatgtaaaaaaaactttaatattaGACTAAATATTATCTCATCAAGTATTAATACTGAGCTCTAATGATGAACAGGGAAACCAGACGTCTAAAAAATACAGAGCAGTTGCTGCTCTCGTTTTATTTCTAGAAAGCTGCAGCATTCACATTTTTACCTGGACAGCGTCTCTCTTGGTACCCACTTTGTTGAAATAGTGAACGAGTCCTCTTGCTTCACTCAACTCTTACAGGCTTTCGAGTCATGCGGCTATAGACTCGGTGCTTTGAATGAAATTTCTCTTTATGTGAGTTTTGTCTCTAATTATCCGTTCTGTCAGTCAACCAGTGGGTttgtcaaatgaaaaaaaaaaaagaaaaaaaacctccctGCTCTGACTCTATGCCTGCTGGCTGCAgggaagaaaaggaggaaggaggtgaggaggaggaggaggatgctgAGCGCTGACTCAGTCGAAAATAATGAGGGTGGAAGGTTCTTCCAGTGAGGTGCTGCTTTACTGAACGTGGAGGCCCATATACTACACATCCATCTACACATCTCTAATGCATTACAGCAAGCACACAGAAGCATGCTGCGGTCAAAACAACATCCCTCTATGTGCAACAAACCTTAGTCTGAAAACTGACTTTGAGAGGGCTTTTGAAGGCAAGCTCATTTGCAGAATAATAGACAATTATAATGACTGAGCTGGGACCCTTAGCACAAAGAGCTCTATTAAGAGTGAAAATCTTTTCCCCTACAAAGTAGTCTTTCATCCCTCACAGTATGCAGACAGGTGCTGATTGAGTGGGTGCGCTGGGGAGATGAAAGGATACGATTaggaagaggaaaacaaagattGAAGGAGGGGCGGAGGTGGTGGTAAGTGCCCTCTCTTACTCTTTCTGCGGGATGCCTGCGTCAGAGCAGGTGATGTAGAGAAGTTTCAGGGCTCTGGCAGCTCTGGGTGATGGACTGTGAAGAGCAGGCGAGCTGATGGACCTTTCATCCCCGACGCACTTCTCTGGGACGGAGGCCATGATGGAGTCGCTGTTCAGCAGCCAGATCTGCAGGAGGAGCAGACAGGTCACTTAACACTTCAGATTCTCCGGAATGAATCATCGTTGCAGCTGCACAATCTTATCAAagacaaattattttatgtaaattatgttgaatcatttctttaattttgtgGAATAAGAATGCTTCCCCCCTCCGACTAGTTTGAATGAATTTGAAAACTTTACAGGGCTTAAtaaagtaaatacataaataaataaaaaatatgaaaagttGATGGTGCAGCCTCTTTTTCTCATGCAAATGTGGGGTCTGAGGGTAGAGGTTTATTGAGGGTTCTGCTCCATTTTAGTCCATTTTCACACAAGATTGATTATATTGTTATTGCTATGCTGAGTTATAGTGAGGAGTTTTAATGTCTTACTGTTTAAAGTCTGTAGAGAGGACAGCTGTAAAATTGGAAGAACACGAAAGTTCTTTATTGTGCTGACAAACAGACTTCAAAATAAGTAAATCTTTTAAGTTACAATTCAGAAGTAAACTTATCTGCATGCTGTTTATGTTTGTGCTAACACTACACAGGGACATGGACCAATTCCCAGGCAATTATTATGTTATAGTAGAATAACAATTCTTTAATATCCCAGTAGTGTATAATTGCTGTTCCACTGCTGGTCATCTTTAATGAGAtactataataaaaaaaactgcagtaatTGCTGTCAATCAAACtttcaaatatgtttaaaatccTATAATATTAATATCTTTGGTACTTCAAATAATACATTGTTCTATTTTAACCCTCTTGTATCATTATGGATGCTTTTGTCTATTCAGGTAAATTTTTCCTCTTCTGCCATCATTTTGGCTGCTAGTGCATATTGCTGGTTTTAGTAGTacacaataaaatgacaaatttcagcatatttcttaaaaatgaaaCCCTAACATGAAACCCTGTTTGActgtgtttaataaaagtgtttttaatgggacatttttgtcttaaaatgaCTTAAGATGGCAGTGAATTATAAATCTGGTAACACAAAATCTAATAAGGCATCaaagttgaaaaaataaaaaatgttggctAACCCTAAACATAtccaaaacacataaaaataaataaataaataaaaaatagctcCCCACCAACATTTGTTAtatagaaaataacattttttgcGTCTTTTTTAAAATCCCAAAATATTGGCATCATGCAATCAAAATtccatttaaagggttaaattcctgataattattaatatttcatcagGACTGAAGctgaaacaaaatatttaatccaAAAAGCAAAAACTTATAAATCTGTACTATTCTAATAATAGTTTTTTGGAAGATGACACTCTTGTCTTTAGTGACTTCAGAGCATGGTAAactaaaatgcacatttttatttcttaccaGTAAGAAAGCTTTTTCATCAGGCGTCTGAACAGAGAAGTGGAAGATGCTAAGTGAGTTGGACAGCTTCAGTAGTCTGGCTGCTACTGTCCTCTCCAAGAAGAGAGACCTGTCCAAAAAAGACAAGATTTATTCTTTAACATACTTCTGTCATGTTAACCTCTTCGCCATGCTTTCAGAGTCAAGCTGAATGGAGGAAGTATAACTTTTAACAAAGACACTTGTCCTGTTCACCAAAGGTTTCAACTTGTGAGCTAGATATATCTAGGACTTGTTAGAGGCTATATACCTGTAGCAGAAGGGCACGCAAAGCTAGCAGCAGTTATCAAGCATCCAGTGGTGGTAAATGAGCAGGGTAGTACTTATTCAGCCTGGGTGGTAACACATGGACTTAATACATCTAACAAgttgaacaaaaaaaataaaaacagttttgcaGCAAATGTCAGTAATTTCTACCTGTGCTTAGGAAGGCgggtttattttatataattcacCCACGATGCCCAAGATTGTatcctttttattaatttattttacctggAAACTCCACTGAAAtcaaatggttttttttttttttacaccttgTAACAGTTGGTTAGTATATTGTGCTAACAGCCACATACTGCCCTAACAAACTGCACAATAGAGAAGAAAACCAACCAACTTCGCAGCTAATTCAGTTAGCTTAGGCATGCTAGCAACCAAAGCGATAGATGGTTTAGTCGCGTACCAGCCTCTTCATGCTAAACCCCAGCTGAGACAACATAGACAGATTCATGAGTTACCACCCAAGTCGAAGGTGTAGGCACCGTCTCATTTGCCACTCCCAACTGCTTGATTATCAGCACTGTCTTCTCTTTGGATCACAGTCTGACTTCAACAGGGATAGAACCTCCTGCTAAACCTGAACGTCCTACCTCAGTCTCAGTTTGTCTCTTTTACTGGGTCATTTGATGCATGATACCACATGTCAAACAGCCCATCACAGGACATACAGCATTATCTTATAAACACACACTACAGTCTGCTGTAAAagacaaataataaaagacagtgAGTCACAAATGCTGAAgcagatttttaaattattctgatGCTGCGGTAGATGtggtattaaaatgtttaattcagaCCCACATTTTTGGGTCATGATCATTTGTGAAAAAGCCTGATTGCAGTGCCGCTGATAGCCTTCATTTCCCAGAGTTTCATCGAAATCTAATCAGTGCTGTGCCAGATATTCGAGACAAACATACAAATGAACCTGAACTGATTTATAGTCCTTGTACTGATAATGTATGGCAGCAGTTGCAGCGATTAACCTAGAAAGACTGTCTGTCACTTCTTTTCTTCTACATCATCTAAATATAACAACCACTTTCAATAAGCTTTCACAGTCATAGTTTCTACACTGTCACCATCAGCAAGTTGGATTAAAAACCTGCCTGTTCAGTGAAGCTTCTGGCTTTCGATCTCCCACAGCGGGCTCCACCACCACCTGTGTGATGTATAGTTTCAGCGTCTCTGTGAGATACAGCAGGGAAAGGTTCATACATACTGTTgaataatatgtaaaaaaatctaCTAGAGAGGTGCATACCTGGTGCGACGGCCTCTCCCAACACTGATGCACAGCTTGCACAGGAGATGAGTGCCAGACGGCGGCAGGTTTTCTGTGCAGACAACAGTAAAAACCAGAAACTGTTTACCACAATACACACGGGCATAATAAATAGTAGCAATAAGCAGGATGTGGAAcagaagagagggagagatgCACAAATTGTTTTCCTGCTCTTTCTATTTCTCTCAGGTGCAATCATGCAAACTGCCTCGGTTGTAGAGACTGAGTAATGAAAGAATGAGGAGATCAGTCTTCATCTAGTTGCTGCATTCAAACTTCATGTAGCTGTATGAGGACAGAGTGGTGTAGGTGAGTAATTCCATTAACATTATTTGCACCTCCCTCACCTTTGGTTCTTGACTGTCCACTGTGTTAACAGCACTTGCTTCCTCACTCAGTGTCTGTTCACAGCTGCCATCACGGGCCAGGAGGACAAAGGTGTCACCCAATAGACAATCCTCTGCTCGGGGCAGCAGCTTCTTGTTGGCAAATGGATCGGGGTGACAACACCACTCATCCACGATAGAGTTCCAGTTACCATTAGGCAGAGGAAGCACTCGCTTAAAAACCCTGAAGAGGAAAAAACCAGACACAATTGAAATGGTTCACTTTATTACCCTGCAAGAATATTTAGGCAGTGAATTATCTGGTTCACcttcaatcagtcaatcaatctatctttatttataaagcaaatTGCAACAAAAAGcgctttacaataaaaacaataaaaaacccATTTTAACCCATTGTCCTCTAGACCACAAACCAACAAGTCACTTGTACATGACATATACTCACTCATAcatacaaccacacacacatatatataaaattatgttCTCTACAAGTGCTATCCCAATCCTCACCAATCACATCGGGGACATTACAACACTGGGAATTTAAATATCAGCTGTCTGAGGGCAATATACATTCAAAATACGGAATTATATCAGCCAGGCTAATGCATGAGAAGAAAATCTAAAGCAATGCTTTGAAAAACCAAAAAtcacaaagcaaataaaacaggCTGTTTGTAGTAGAGGTAGTAGTTTTCCTAACTTAAATAAACTTCAAggagtattaaaaaaaataactgtggACATTCACAAAAGCAAAATGGAAAGAGCTCTTCTGGAATATTGTATTATATGAGTTTCAGCTCTTGGCTTAGATCGGAGACGTGGTGGGTAAAGCCCTTTCCATTCCACCTCCTGTTCATCAAGTCTTCTTCAAACAGACTAAatcaagggtttttttttttaatttcccaataataaaatcaacatgtcTTGAATCCTGTCTCTTCCAGCCTGTACAAATCAGaccaatgttgactcttgtcttatctcttgctctgtcactttcttttttcgtccttctccaataatgtcctcttgcatttctttgctgaatcagacaTAGTGTGTGTTCTGTACAGCCAATGTGTTGCTATCCAGCTGCTGGCTTGTGACACGGTGCCATTCAGTGAAATGTTGGCAGTAAAAGAGGCGCAGAGTTTTGGGGGTTaagaaagttatgtagtgctaCTTTACATGGTGTGTTGTCATTTTACCCATCTTCTAACTGTAAAACTCTTGGTATGAACTTATTTTTAGGTGCTGCAAGGAAGGCACACTAGGGCTACAGTCAGTGCATTTATTAGCACCTTATTTTGATGAAATTCTAACTTTTTACCTTATTGAGCACTTTGACTAAAGCTTTATTGCTCCTAGGCTAAGTTGAAAGCAAGAAGGAAAGGATTTTGGCAACACTTAGTGGGTTACTGCTGAGAAACAATGCCAGAGGGCAGGAGTCTCCATAATGCAGCCACTGCAATTTTCAGCATGTCACATTGCTTATCAGAGAGAGCTACAGGGCAGCAGAAACAATACCAGTCCAGCTGAACCATCTCATGGTAAGAAACTATTTGTTTTAATGGGCAGTGCAGATCTTTACGTCACCTACACTCTATAACTCTAACCTAGTCAGGCTGACAGCTGTGGACTCCCCTGAGCAGCCATCCATCAATTTTCCTCTCCCAGACTATCGCTTCTACCGGTGGCCCATCAATAAGCAGTCGCTCCACTTCCTGAGAAGGAGGGTGTAAATAAAACCCCATCTCCACTGTCCCGTCTGCTCCTTACCTGTCCTCAAGCAGCCTGGTCGTGCAGCCCTGGCAGTAGAAGCAATAAGTCTCTTTTGCTCTGAGAGTTTCCATCACGCTGTCAGAGGCGTCTGTGGAGGGCCGaaggcaaacaaacaaatgaggCAGATGTGGTGAAAGGGTGCTAACCTTCTACAAGTGAGCACAAAATCGATCAAATAAAAAGGTGGTGAAGTGAGCAATCAATCTGATTTTAATTGGACTGTCACTGACTGTCCTTAGCGGGAACTTTCTATTATGATGACATTGCTCAGGATACAGTTTCAGGAAATGCCTAAAGATGGAGGTTTATGAATTTCATGCAACAACTTCAGCTGATGTCATTTCAAAAAGTGAATTCCCTCGTGGCTGATCATGAATCGCTTGTGGGAAGAATTTATACCTTTACGGCCTCATATGAAAAAGCAATTCAGTCCAGTTAAATCAGGGGTTGTCCTGAACATTACCTTCATCTGTCCCGCATGTGGCAGTGATGCGCAGTCTGAAATGCAGTTCCTCTTCACCGGATTCTCCTGAGGGCGTCGAGATGCAGGATCCCTGAACGAAGGCGACTCCTGCAGGTAATCGCAGGCTCAGCTCACCTCTGGGAGTCTTGATGTGGAGGGAGGAATCTTGCCCTGTCACAACCACATCTGCAGGACATCTGGCCACATTTTTCCTGGAGAGTAGATGGAGCACAAGTTAAAgtttgcacacaaacacaatatcATGGGTTGCTCCCATCACCTCATTAGTTCCTCAAAAATCAGTGTGGTTATTATTCACTATTTGCTGACTTTTtacatgatgaaactgagaaaaaaaaagatgaggctACAACTAATAATTATGCTGAATGACAATTAgctgttttatttctacatttagtaaaaaaaaaaattcaaataaaaattgcACAATTTTTCAGATTCCAGGGTGACAGAACAGAATAAGTAAATTGACAAATGATGGAAATGAGTCACTGATTAACTTAATATGGTCTAGTAATCTTCTATGAACCAATCAATTAATGGACAAATCATTCTGCCTCTGTTCGTGACCTTTCTGCTGAACAGGGTGGATCTTTTTGCACTCTCTCTTCTTGTcacacaaaatgcaaaaatacatTTGTCCTTTGTCTtataaatgtggaaaatatatatagatttgtaattaaagacacatgcatcacagttattaatgagtcagctgtggctgcaaaagagaatcaattatttttttaataaatggagACATTTGAATATCATATATTGCAAAGAACTGTAACTAATAACACTAATGCAACCATAAATATTGCAATATCCATTACTGGATGCTATCTtacctttttattgtttttaaataattctggcTTAATTGAAATGATTGCGGGCTGAACAGTTAGCGCTTAAaggaatttattttaacatgttctCTCTAATGAACAGAAATTTAACTTGTGGGACTACTTAGTGGTATAAAATACAGACAAATGTTGCAGCTGGGTACTGTGCGGATTCTGTTTTAAACTCAGTCCTTCTTAAAAGACAGCGATAAACCAGGGCTCCTTTTTGCTGCTTTTCAAATTTCATTGGCGCCATCTAGTGATGTTAATTGTGAACTGCATGCAGAGCTCTGGGCTTATGTTTGGGCTTTAGCGAAAGATAAGAGATAAAACGTATTCCCCTAAAGGATATATTACAAGAATAAGTCTTAGAAGTCACCATCCAACAGTACCATATATCATACAATTGcgattaatatttttaaaaactgcgATGAACATCACTGCTGTTTGGTTTACATTTACAATATCCAATGCATTTTGCattgtgcatgcacacactcacgAAATTGTCACATTCCATCACAGACGTAAAAGTGGTACCAAGTTCAGAGTACTTTGTACACATACCAAGGCACTTACTCTCAAAGCCCGGAGaagaaacattagatatttgaatcagatgtcataaATCAGTGCAACATGAGGGTGAATCAACATGATGGCTGGCTGGTTggctaaatgaatgaatgaatggatcatacatacatacagccATCTAAAATGTAACCATAAATATTTTTCGGACCCAATATTTAAACTGCATCTTTGTCCGAGTATGATGTAAGATATTAGTGCACAGCATCATATGAATAGCTCATTCAAGCATCATACGAATAGTTAATCTGACAAATATCCAAGATTATGTGGCTGTATCATGTACGGTATCAAATATTTTCtgtcataatttaaaaagatattCCCTGAAACATCAAAATAACTAAATTCAAAGGgaaatgtatatatgtgtgtgtgtgtgtatatatatatatatatatatatatatatatatatatatatatatatatatatatatatatgtatgtatgtatctattaTAGGCAAAGCAGAACTATTCAAATAAGGTACAAGAACCTAAAAATTGTACTTTAGTTCAGCACAGTGGTAATTTCAGTTACCACAGATAAACTAGTCAAGGTCAGTCCATTtacaatttaaatattaaatataaaaatgtttagagaTTTTGCCAACCCTTCCAGAAAAGGGATATGAGTCACTGTTGTCCATAGCAACGATTAATTATAATGCTAAGCTAACGAACACGTCCAGCTAGCCTAGCTTGAACCGGAATGTAGCGAAGAAACTCGACAATGCTAAGTGGTTCCACACCTGTGATTCATTTTAACTATCTAGATTTTACTCACCCGACAATAAGAATTCCACTCTGAAGCCTTTTCCTTAACTCTAAGAAAACTCCAACTCCATGTGTCTTAGCTGGCATCTCCTCTGCCATTCAGAGAACGGGTTGTTTAAAAATTTacaaagaagatgaagaaataagaaaacattaactaaattaaactttaaatatcaTTATAAAGTCAAAAACTTATAA
Encoded here:
- the ube3d gene encoding E3 ubiquitin-protein ligase E3D, producing the protein MAEEMPAKTHGVGVFLELRKRLQSGILIVGKNVARCPADVVVTGQDSSLHIKTPRGELSLRLPAGVAFVQGSCISTPSGESGEEELHFRLRITATCGTDEDASDSVMETLRAKETYCFYCQGCTTRLLEDRVFKRVLPLPNGNWNSIVDEWCCHPDPFANKKLLPRAEDCLLGDTFVLLARDGSCEQTLSEEASAVNTVDSQEPKKTCRRLALISCASCASVLGEAVAPETLKLYITQVVVEPAVGDRKPEASLNRSLFLERTVAARLLKLSNSLSIFHFSVQTPDEKAFLLIWLLNSDSIMASVPEKCVGDERSISSPALHSPSPRAARALKLLYITCSDAGIPQKEIITSWEVNAIGHPLVLPLKVCEELLQVIDDSNSVLPDSMRCMRSYEVAYLRL